The following proteins come from a genomic window of Laspinema palackyanum D2c:
- a CDS encoding COP23 domain-containing protein, with translation MFQLKYKSPRSLPLAAIRGVSASLGLTLLLGTSGAVLAQELPTPNNVRVPPNSPTETGDTNPGDTPTASNARFTCQVVDGEYTVMYAPQSQPGQVYEWAKPSTLGGGWTEDRRCNEIARRLEFYREDGMQELAIGSENGYDTICVTTEKNPTCQIVLTVPPGENPQLIRDRVFENLTVADSGRQTEAVNALVDNGQGGNLLQTLEDVFGMPIPGSNTQTQVRPGSIDLRPFLDPMDGGTGLQLRENSSNESSHQLNPENFR, from the coding sequence ATGTTTCAACTTAAATATAAATCACCGCGATCGCTTCCCCTTGCAGCAATCCGAGGGGTCAGTGCATCCCTGGGATTAACCTTGCTGCTGGGTACAAGTGGTGCAGTTTTAGCCCAGGAGTTGCCGACCCCGAATAACGTGCGAGTTCCGCCCAATTCACCCACAGAAACGGGGGATACTAATCCGGGCGATACCCCCACAGCCAGCAATGCAAGGTTTACCTGTCAAGTCGTCGATGGAGAGTACACCGTGATGTACGCCCCTCAAAGTCAACCGGGACAGGTTTATGAATGGGCAAAACCCAGTACCTTGGGCGGAGGGTGGACCGAAGATCGACGCTGTAACGAAATTGCCCGTCGCTTAGAGTTTTACCGGGAAGACGGGATGCAAGAACTGGCGATCGGCTCAGAAAATGGGTATGACACCATTTGTGTGACCACCGAGAAGAATCCGACCTGTCAGATTGTCCTGACAGTCCCCCCGGGAGAGAACCCCCAACTGATTCGCGATCGCGTCTTTGAAAACTTGACCGTTGCCGATAGCGGTCGTCAAACCGAAGCCGTGAATGCCCTCGTAGATAACGGCCAAGGGGGGAACCTGTTGCAGACCCTAGAGGATGTTTTCGGGATGCCCATTCCCGGCAGCAACACCCAAACTCAAGTCCGGCCCGGAAGTATCGATTTACGGCCTTTCCTAGACCCAATGGATGGGGGGACGGGTCTGCAACTTCGAGAAAACAGCAGCAACGAATCCAGCCATCAGCTCAACCCTGAGAATTTTCGCTAA
- the tatC gene encoding twin-arginine translocase subunit TatC, protein MTPSSDLETVTQQDPPQLYNPGNLQPTEDDPLNHFPDEVEMSIFDHLEELRMRIFYSLIGVVSGMVGCFIFVKPIVHLLEVPAQGAKFLQLAPGEFFFVSVKVAGYSGLVVASPFVLYQIIQFVLPGLSLRERRIIGPIVLGSTLLFGVGLVFAYIALIPAALNFFVSYGAGVVEQMWSIDRYFEFVLLLLFSTGLAFQIPVIQALLGLLGVVSSTKMLAGWRYVVLGAAILGAILTPSTDPLTQSLFAGAVLTLYFGGVGLVKAMGK, encoded by the coding sequence ATGACCCCAAGTTCAGACCTGGAGACCGTGACCCAGCAAGACCCCCCCCAACTTTATAACCCCGGGAACCTTCAACCCACTGAGGATGACCCTCTCAACCACTTCCCAGATGAGGTGGAGATGTCCATCTTCGATCACCTGGAAGAACTGCGGATGCGAATCTTCTATTCCCTGATTGGGGTAGTATCCGGGATGGTGGGGTGCTTCATTTTTGTCAAACCGATTGTCCACTTATTAGAGGTCCCAGCACAAGGGGCTAAATTTCTGCAACTGGCACCGGGAGAATTTTTCTTTGTCTCAGTCAAGGTGGCGGGTTATAGCGGATTGGTCGTGGCGAGTCCATTTGTGCTCTACCAAATTATCCAGTTTGTCCTCCCGGGACTGTCCCTACGGGAACGTCGGATTATTGGTCCGATTGTTTTGGGATCAACCCTGCTGTTTGGTGTGGGTTTAGTCTTTGCCTATATCGCTTTGATTCCTGCGGCCCTAAATTTCTTCGTCAGTTATGGGGCCGGGGTGGTGGAGCAAATGTGGTCGATTGATCGATATTTTGAGTTTGTGCTGTTGCTATTATTTAGCACGGGATTAGCGTTTCAAATCCCGGTGATCCAGGCGCTGCTGGGTCTGCTGGGAGTTGTCTCTTCTACAAAAATGCTGGCGGGTTGGCGTTATGTGGTGCTGGGGGCTGCCATTTTAGGGGCGATTTTAACCCCCTCTACTGATCCCCTGACTCAAAGTTTATTTGCCGGTGCAGTTCTGACTCTATATTTTGGGGGAGTGGGATTGGTGAAGGCAATGGGAAAATAA